GACACTGAGACTTGCGAACACCTTGTCCAGGATTCCATTCTGCCTCGGGCCCTGGATTCTCAAAACCACTGTCATTATTCCTGTTCAGTCCTAGTCCAGACCTCTGTGGTGTCTCAAAAAGCACCCTTCTCTATCTCTGCAAGTCTCCTGGTTGGCTCTGTCAtatccctctttttttccttttctagaaaGAAAAGTCAAAATCGAATGGTTCAGCAGCCCGGGAACCTAATGGCTTTCCCTCTGATGCCTCAGCCAATTCCTCTCTCCTTCTTGAATTCCAGGGTGAGTTGCATCCATATGTCTTCCTTgcaggaaaatgaaaatttagaTGAACCCATTAATAATAAGAATAGTTCTATGTATAATTTCAGTGCCTACTGTTTTGCTGGTATCTTGCTAGGCACTATACATAAATCTTCCCTTTTATACTTCACAGTAACCCTGCAAGATAGATGATAGTATCCTTATTTTCCATttaaggaaacaggctcagagaggtgaagttacATATATAAAGTAACATAACTAGTAAGTGACAAACCACATTAATTCCTGGTTTTCTGGATCAGAAGCTCTTTTCTTTAGACAGTATACTTTATGATAGTACCTGAGAGTGGGCCACCCAAAGCTAGGGCATCTACTATCCCCTGTTGGCACAAGTTCTGCTTCTTAAATCAATCTTCAGTGAAGGTCCTGCCTGTGTCAGGACCGCATTCATGATGTGACCTCTTACACCTATGTGGCAGTTACTGTTTGTGAAGCACTTTCACTTCAGTTTCTCATTTTTATCCTGACATCAGCCTGTGATATAAAACCAGGCAGTTACCATCATCCCTAGTTAAGGAAATGATGTTTGGAGAAAAAAAGTGTTCGCCTAAGTTCAAAAGTGACAAAGctttattcttactttttttctttcttttatttattttttttagagctttattctctttttataataaaatgcaaCTTCCATTTTAGCATAGAAGATCGTGGTCTTCGTAGAAGTAAAGACTAGAAAGGACTTACAATTTTCTCTTCAAAATTAGTCTGGGAGCATGCAGGTATCCCCTGCCGACCTTTCCCCCAaccctctgtccccaccccaggGTCAGTGTGATATATGAAGGAATACAAGAAAAAGGTTTTTTAGTTATGTGTGGGGTATTCAATAACTGTAGAACTCTAGGAGACATATATGAGGCTTCCCTTTCTCAGTCTGACCACCATTTCATCCTTTTCATTCAgtgaacatttaatgaactcctactgtatgccaggtacTATGCACAAGAAATTCAAGGACCAATAAGCCACAGAGCCTATCTGCACAGAGTATAATGGAAGGAAACTGGTGTGTAAAATAGTAAACTCAGGTGTGCACAGGATACTACAGGAGCATAAAAGAAGGTGGTCATTTTTACTCAACAGAGCTTGGGAAATGTGGAGGACATTATGCTTGAGCTCAGTGCTGGCCTGTACAGGGGCTTTCCAGAAAGGctagaaagaataagaaagacaCCTGTGCATGAAGTAGCTCTTTGCTTAGGGTCCAGCTTGGTGTGGACTAACAACAGGGAGTGAGACTGGAGATGAGAAAGGACTTTGTATGTTATGATagggccatcttctccctgtccGGAGAAGCACTGGGAtttgaattttattgttttggcagcaggcagccattGAAGGGTTTAGAAATATCATGCTGGCAGAGGTGTGAAGTACAGTGGGAGTACATGGTACTGAAGGAAGGGCAGTTAGGTGGCTTTTGCTGGAGGCTAGGCCTGAACTAAGCCACCAGGAGAGGAAGGAATGAACACAACTCCCGTGTTTTTTAACTATTTCTAACTTAGGTGGTGATTTCAAGCCTTCAGACAGCTTCCCAGGTGGGATTCCTTTGGCCCTTGAGGCTTCGGGTGGAACCTAGACCACTAAAGGATCTGAGCTGAATACTTCCAGACATAACCATCCTCCTCCTTCAGACAGCCGAGAATGCCAGACAGATTTTATCATTTTCTACGTATCTTGTGTGTGAGAAAGGTTGAGAGGCATACTGTCCATCTCTTCCACTGGACAATAAGAAAATACAGGGTCTAAGCTATAAATGGTGGATAATAATTAACTGTATCCTGATCTTCCTGAAATATACATGTTGCATAAATTTGAAAATTCTAGCTGCACCTGGTGCTTAGAATATGTCGTGACATACGAAATGCTTAAGTTAATCAACTTAGACTCTGTTGATAATTTGCAGTGCATAGAAGCCCCATGAACCTCTGCCTTTGGTTCAGAGTGCATCTGCACCATTGATCATTGTACCTGGTGTGTCTATGGCTGCCTAAGAAGACACCAGAGTTACTCTTGAGGAATAATTACCACCCTCAGCTGTTGCCTTTGTCATGTTTGGTTTCCAGATGAAAACAGCAACCAGAGTTCTGTGTCTGATGTCTATCAACTCAAGGTGGACAGCAGCACCAACTCAAgtcccagcccccagcagagCGAGTCCCTGAGCCCAGCACACACCTCTGACTTCCGCACAGATGACTCCCAGCCCCCTACTCTGGGCCAGGAGATCCTTGAGGGTAAGTCAGGACGAGCATCTTGGAGGGGCCTTGCCTCTtgctgttgatgtttctcttctttgGAGTAAGTGGATAGAGAAAATGCCACAGAGTCTGGCAGTCTCAAGCTATTTGTTAACAGTTTGGGCTACTTTGGAGAATGGTTGTATTTTCCCCTTacagaatgaaggaagaaaaCAGACAACACAAGTGAGTGCCAGGTTCTGTGTGAGGCACTTTCAATATTTAATGCCTGGTATAATTCTCTCCCAAATCCTTGAAATAGAtgctgttatctccattttacagatgaagaagtgGAGTCTTAGAAAGTTTTAATTGCTTATCAAAGATCACATAGTTAGTAACTGGTAGCGTGGGTATCTCTAATTATATTCCTTCTCACTTCAGAGTTTATTCTCTTTGCATTATCTCCTGTGAATTTCTTCTTATATATTGTTTCTATGTatgttgattctttttaaaaaatatatgtttttattgatttcagagaggaagggagagagagataagaaacatcaatgatgagagagaatcattgatcggctgcgtcctgcatgccccccactaaggattgagcccacaacccaggcatgtgcccttgactggaatcgaacccgggacccttcagtccgtaggccaacgctctaccaagtgagccaaaccagctagaactgTATGTTGATTCTTCAGCCAGTGTTGCCTCTTCACCAAGACACCTCTAGATAACCTTAGGAAAGCTTCCCCAGCTTTAAGGCAGATTCTACAGGAGTCTCCTGCGTCAGGAGGCCTTGCCGTTCTGCTGACCTTGTTGCTTTTACAgagccctccctgcctgcctcagaAGTGGCTGATGAACCTCCCACTCTCACGAAGGAAGAACCAGTTCCACTGGAGACACAGGTAAGGAGGCACTTGGGTTTCCCAGTTtctaagaaaaaaggaaggactTCATTGCTGTGAATTGCATATATTGTGTTGAATGTGCTATAGTATAGTAGCGTGGGGAAGCAGCAAGGAAAACTAGTGTCTCCAGGTTATAAGGTAGGGGAAAATGTGTGGTTATCTACGAGAAGATTGGCATTGGGCTTCTGGGTTGTAATTACGGGTGGGGAGGTTCTGGTTCAGACGGATGGCCCTATAATCCCATGTTCTGGCTGCTCCTAGATGGCCACGGAAGAGGAAGACTCAGGTGCCCCACCCCTGAAACGCGTCTGTGTGGACCAACCCGCAGCGCCGCAGACAGCCTCAGAAAGCTAGCACCATCCTGGCACCCTTCACCTCCTGGCCCCCTGCCTCTATTTATTGCATTCTGGTTCTGACTGTGCTGTGTTGCTGGGCTAAGGGCAAGCGCTGGGGACCAGAGCCTGCCCATAGGAGCCTTCTATTCTGGAAGGCTGACAGAGGACTTGGGGTTATCGCATCATCTTCCCTCCCTGGCACCTATGTCTGCTTGTTCCTGAGAAGAGGAATGCTCATGTCCTCTTTGTCTCCCAAGTAGGCTGGAGTATCAGCCATCCCAAGGTTTATCTGTCACCTCCAGGTAGCAGTCTCCGCTCCAGAACCTCTGGACTGAGCTGCTGGCGCTTCTATAAGAAGAAAGAGATGTGGAAGGCACCCTTTAGAGAAGAGGGTGCTAAGAGTTACTTGAATTTGATGGCGACTGTGGATGTCTGGACTTTCCCTTAGGGCCAGGTGCCCTGTGGGCCGTTATTGGAGGATGCCTAGGTAGAGACTTTGGAGGGAAGGGGCTTTTCTCCACATGAGGGCAAAAAAGTCCATATAGATTTCTTGCTGCCCTGTCACCTCTGCCCATTTCTGAGGTCATCCTGCCTCTCATGGGCTCTCTAGCTGCTGACaattccccccaccaccaccaaaagaaaactatctcccccccccacacacatgcagcTTTCTGTTCTTACCCGTACATTTCATTCCAGcattctctgcctcctgccacaGTCCTCAGCATTCATGCCACAAAACCCCAGAAAGAATTTGAAGTCTGACCACAGTACCCATCCCCCAGAGTACTCCTTCAGCTCAGACTTTCTAGAAAGAttccctttctttaaaatctgCATGTTTAATTGAACTtcgtgattttattttttgtttcataagAGTTTAAGAAATGGAAATGGGCAACAGTGAGTGAAGACATATTTTAGCACtgaatagaatatttttaaaattaaactatttgAAATATGCCTTGTTGGTATCTGAGTGCTTCATTCTTGAAggttgtggggtggggctgggagtaTGGGTGGCTGAGTGCTTGTGAAGTCACTGTGGACTAGGCTCTGCCCATTGTCTTACTCCCAGAGAATGGCTGTGATGCCAGTGATTGGTAGACTCCCTTTGAAGTTGTCGTGTAGTTGGAATTCTATGACTGTTCCTGTGTACACTGAATGCAACCAATTGTTTTCCACAGCTGCTTAGGAGGCATTCATgagttctttatttcatttattacggcaaaatacacataaaataacatttatcatTTTGGCCATTTtgaagtatacagttcagtggtacTAAGTACATACACAATATTATGCCATCATCACTGCTCTCTACCTCCAAACTTTTCATTACCTCAAACAAACCCCCATACCTATTAAGCAGTTGCTCCCACTTGCCCCTTCCTGGAGGCCCTGACAatcactaatctattttctgtccaTGAGTTCCTTCTTGATTCCAAAGGAAAACCAGAGTCATGGTTGAAAGAGTTCTACATTCTACATGTTAAAGAACTTTGTTTCAGTATTCCCTAAAGTGATTCACTTTTCTCAGGAGCTCCAAGTTTATGGGATGAGAGAACCAAATTCTGCTGCCCTGTTTTGTCATCcctaatttgctttttaaaaaaattttacataacatgtactATCAAGTTGTCAAATGCATGTCACAGATACTGCAATTGTATGTGGAACATAaaataagtatcctatataataaaagcccagcgaccgaacagTAGAAAGaacagaatgactggtcaaccagttgctatgattgctcggctgaccgggatgagcggcTGCTCCGCCGGAGGccagtccccacaggccatgGGATCTAAGGGTTTCTATTCATAGCTTTCAGAATGGAATGAGATCATCAGCTTTTAAGTAGTTGAGGGAAAACACACACTGCTCCTTTTTCATTCTTTGTCCCACCTTCTTGCTAAAAAATGAACACCTGGCTCCCATGGCCCCGCCCCGAGCGCGCTGGGCCAAGAGCTCACTGGCCCTCGGCTCGAGTGAGTCTGTgtaatgttaacgtaaaaaaccactGAATCCTGTAAagaattttatgagtttatttaagccaaactgtcgacaaatGCTAGGAAGCGGAACCttaatgaattgagataatgctctggagaatggcatgTCACATCTATATAGactgcaatcaaaggaagggatgtaagtgggttacatgaaatcgaCTGGTGatagaggtgggagaaagcaaagcggggggggggggggaacccctgggactggataaaaagtaaaatgagccctgaccggtttggctctggatagagcatctgccttcagactgaagggtcccaggttcgaatccagtcaagggcatgtac
This is a stretch of genomic DNA from Myotis daubentonii chromosome 4, mMyoDau2.1, whole genome shotgun sequence. It encodes these proteins:
- the BCL7B gene encoding B-cell CLL/lymphoma 7 protein family member B isoform X3 — translated: MSGRSVRAETRSRAKDDIKKVMAAIEKVRKWEKKWVTVGDTSLRIFKWVPVTDNKEKEKSKSNGSAAREPNGFPSDASANSSLLLEFQDENSNQSSVSDVYQLKVDSSTNSSPSPQQSESLSPAHTSDFRTDDSQPPTLGQEILEEPSLPASEVADEPPTLTKEEPVPLETQFPGQRGSRTTEQNSGDQL
- the BCL7B gene encoding B-cell CLL/lymphoma 7 protein family member B isoform X2, yielding MVRGRGRGRGRGCWRGSPVQAQRSTRPAGGVEKKWVTVGDTSLRIFKWVPVTDNKEKEKSKSNGSAAREPNGFPSDASANSSLLLEFQDENSNQSSVSDVYQLKVDSSTNSSPSPQQSESLSPAHTSDFRTDDSQPPTLGQEILEEPSLPASEVADEPPTLTKEEPVPLETQMATEEEDSGAPPLKRVCVDQPAAPQTASES
- the BCL7B gene encoding B-cell CLL/lymphoma 7 protein family member B isoform X1, which produces MSGRSVRAETRSRAKDDIKKVMAAIEKVRKWEKKWVTVGDTSLRIFKWVPVTDNKEKEKSKSNGSAAREPNGFPSDASANSSLLLEFQDENSNQSSVSDVYQLKVDSSTNSSPSPQQSESLSPAHTSDFRTDDSQPPTLGQEILEEPSLPASEVADEPPTLTKEEPVPLETQMATEEEDSGAPPLKRVCVDQPAAPQTASES